Proteins encoded in a region of the Bacillus sp. T3 genome:
- a CDS encoding WecB/TagA/CpsF family glycosyltransferase has protein sequence MDKVDILGIKVSCLTSKETFEHLVTEINNKRKQFVVTANPEIISYAYKNKKYLNDIQKADIITADGIGVVKGAKLLGHNIPERVTGIDIFYDLLKESNNKRYSIYLLGAEESILMKTIANIKKTYPNVNIIGYHHGYFDWNDDETIVNEIKENKPDLIFVALGYPLQEQWIARHLEEFNKGVFIGVGGSFDVIAGVVKRAPKIWQKMNLEWFYRLMKKPTRLKRVMRLPQFLLILLVQRQRLRQKVSQKVEHRL, from the coding sequence ATGGACAAAGTAGACATTTTAGGGATTAAGGTATCCTGTTTAACAAGCAAGGAGACATTTGAACATTTAGTCACTGAAATAAACAATAAGAGAAAACAATTTGTAGTTACGGCAAATCCTGAAATCATTTCCTATGCATATAAAAATAAAAAATATTTAAATGATATTCAAAAGGCAGACATCATAACGGCTGATGGGATTGGTGTGGTAAAAGGAGCAAAATTATTAGGACACAATATCCCAGAGCGGGTAACAGGAATTGATATTTTTTATGATTTATTAAAGGAATCAAATAATAAACGATATTCAATCTACTTGCTGGGTGCAGAAGAATCCATATTAATGAAAACCATAGCGAATATCAAAAAAACATACCCAAATGTCAACATTATTGGCTATCATCATGGCTATTTTGACTGGAATGATGATGAAACCATTGTTAATGAAATAAAAGAGAACAAACCAGATTTGATTTTTGTCGCATTAGGTTACCCGCTACAGGAACAATGGATTGCACGACACTTAGAAGAATTTAATAAAGGTGTTTTTATCGGAGTGGGAGGAAGCTTTGATGTTATAGCTGGAGTAGTTAAAAGAGCACCAAAAATTTGGCAGAAAATGAATTTAGAGTGGTTTTACCGTTTAATGAAAAAACCTACAAGACTAAAACGGGTCATGCGGTTGCCACAATTCTTATTGATTCTATTGGTACAGAGACAAAGGCTAAGACAAAAGGTTTCTCAAAAGGTTGAACACAGATTATGA
- a CDS encoding S-layer homology domain-containing protein, whose protein sequence is MSYIFFGSPNTYVNQVNSTKESVHVVSPNYFDITQEGTLQITWTLQTAFINEMHNRGIKVVPFLANHWNAVNGRNALLYREQLARDVAAAVEKYNLDGVNVDIEGVGVSGTHSGYQRSYRDEHTDFIRLLRQYIPQHKEVAVSVAGNPNGWQTGWHGFYDYKGLANYANYLMIMAYDESWQGAESPVGPVASLPFWERCIQYAINSNVPLTKIVNGLPFYGRMWKLDGPTTDGISITGNGLSSHRIAPLVSRFNGKYLYNETKQSPYATFTIPPGNEAFVGSLKLTPGNYVIWYENEQSIKAKLRLISKYDLRGTGSWALYHETPETWDYYTAWLNGKFFTDVPSTHWGESSILAVSSKGWMTGTSATTFSPGVELTRAQGATILVRALGYADDTPKEYVFTDIANHWAKKEIEIAREHGMINGLGNDRFGPNDPLTREQLATILQNIFKFSYTEASTNPFPDISPTDWSYKSIQTIYQKGYLTGFNDGTFRPKEKSTRAQMASLMDRLSPEINALTVNN, encoded by the coding sequence ATGTCATATATCTTTTTTGGAAGTCCTAACACTTATGTAAATCAAGTAAATTCTACTAAAGAAAGTGTACATGTCGTTTCACCAAATTACTTTGATATCACTCAAGAGGGAACTCTTCAAATCACCTGGACTCTGCAAACAGCTTTTATTAACGAAATGCACAACAGAGGCATTAAGGTTGTTCCTTTTTTAGCTAATCATTGGAATGCAGTAAATGGTAGAAATGCATTACTGTATCGTGAACAATTAGCTCGTGATGTTGCCGCAGCCGTTGAAAAATATAACTTAGACGGAGTTAATGTTGACATTGAAGGTGTAGGTGTCTCAGGGACGCATTCTGGATATCAGCGAAGTTACCGTGATGAACACACAGATTTTATACGATTACTTCGTCAATATATTCCTCAACATAAGGAAGTAGCAGTTTCTGTCGCAGGTAATCCAAATGGTTGGCAAACAGGATGGCATGGGTTTTATGACTACAAAGGGTTAGCTAATTATGCAAATTACTTAATGATTATGGCTTATGATGAATCCTGGCAAGGAGCTGAAAGTCCAGTCGGACCTGTTGCTAGCTTACCTTTCTGGGAACGATGTATTCAATATGCGATTAATTCAAATGTGCCGCTTACTAAAATTGTTAATGGTCTCCCTTTTTATGGACGAATGTGGAAATTAGATGGCCCAACAACCGATGGAATTTCTATTACGGGTAACGGATTGTCTAGCCATCGAATTGCTCCCCTAGTCTCACGCTTTAATGGGAAATACTTATACAATGAAACAAAGCAATCACCATACGCAACCTTTACAATTCCTCCTGGGAATGAAGCATTCGTAGGTTCGCTTAAATTAACGCCAGGAAATTATGTTATTTGGTATGAAAATGAACAATCAATAAAAGCGAAACTACGATTAATTTCAAAATATGATCTAAGAGGCACTGGGTCATGGGCATTGTACCATGAAACTCCCGAAACATGGGATTATTATACAGCCTGGTTAAACGGCAAATTCTTTACAGATGTTCCTTCAACTCATTGGGGTGAGAGTAGTATACTCGCAGTATCTTCCAAAGGCTGGATGACGGGAACTTCTGCTACAACGTTTTCTCCTGGTGTTGAATTAACTCGTGCCCAAGGAGCGACCATTCTTGTCCGTGCTTTGGGTTATGCTGATGATACTCCAAAAGAATATGTGTTTACTGATATAGCAAACCACTGGGCAAAAAAAGAAATCGAAATTGCACGTGAGCATGGAATGATCAATGGTTTAGGTAACGATCGTTTTGGTCCAAATGATCCTCTCACTCGAGAACAATTAGCGACAATATTACAAAACATTTTTAAATTTAGTTATACTGAAGCGTCAACCAATCCTTTTCCGGATATCTCTCCAACAGACTGGTCATACAAATCTATTCAAACAATTTATCAGAAGGGATACTTAACTGGATTTAATGATGGAACGTTTAGACCAAAGGAGAAATCAACACGTGCGCAGATGGCATCATTGATGGATAGATTGTCACCTGAAATTAATGCTCTTACTGTTAATAATTAG
- a CDS encoding polysaccharide biosynthesis protein has protein sequence MSQGFIRGAFLITMGSIIAKIIGSLFRIPLQNIAGNQVFGIYTLVYPVYMVALTIAGAGIPLAISKLIAENRNNGNNRAIQEIFRTSRILAMILGGGSFILIVCYSHMIAELLGGQMTRLALIIVSTTLLVAPFMAVYRGFFQGYENMIPTASSQVIEQFVRVGFILGVAFILVHRDLSPTIITAGVMAGSIVGASISTAYLCGVYHRSKFVEKKEIHFSLKVFIHWSKKILAISIPICIGSMSLAAVYFIDSITVPTLLNKFGHEKDAITELYGFYGRGQALVQMVVVLAQSLVLSIIPTITSALVKGNKLEVQNITDKAIHFTHLISWPLTVGLCVLTTPLNYSLFGDVRETVLVSTTLFSALFTAFSVLSTGILQGLNRSIFSAIIIMGCSLLKVVLNIILIEKYSLIGVAISTIIVFATMTLLNFMMVSNLTGVKVWKLKHSVFAGSALVQGFLISIPYHWVKILEWSRIEALAYTVFIFLIGLGIYGVSIVVFKGISIMEVTKIPIIGKCFRPTSYKIGKTRYFK, from the coding sequence ATGAGCCAGGGATTCATTCGTGGTGCATTCCTGATTACAATGGGTTCGATTATCGCTAAAATAATCGGTAGTTTATTTCGCATTCCTTTACAAAATATTGCGGGAAACCAAGTATTCGGTATCTATACGCTTGTATATCCTGTTTACATGGTGGCATTAACTATCGCTGGAGCAGGCATTCCATTAGCTATTTCAAAACTAATTGCTGAAAATAGAAATAATGGTAATAACAGAGCGATCCAAGAGATTTTTAGAACCTCACGTATATTGGCCATGATACTAGGTGGGGGAAGCTTCATTCTAATCGTTTGTTATTCTCATATGATTGCTGAGCTGCTAGGCGGGCAAATGACCCGACTAGCATTAATTATTGTTTCAACAACCCTTTTAGTTGCCCCGTTTATGGCAGTTTATCGGGGCTTTTTTCAAGGATATGAAAATATGATTCCAACAGCAAGTTCTCAAGTCATTGAACAGTTTGTTCGAGTGGGATTTATCCTAGGTGTTGCTTTTATCTTAGTACACCGAGATTTATCTCCGACAATTATCACAGCTGGGGTTATGGCAGGATCAATAGTTGGAGCAAGTATTTCAACTGCCTATTTATGTGGTGTCTACCATCGATCAAAATTTGTAGAAAAGAAGGAAATTCATTTTTCTTTGAAAGTATTCATCCATTGGTCGAAGAAAATATTAGCGATATCAATCCCTATCTGTATTGGAAGTATGTCTCTTGCTGCTGTATATTTTATCGATTCAATAACGGTTCCCACATTACTTAATAAATTCGGTCATGAGAAGGATGCAATAACAGAACTATATGGATTCTATGGAAGAGGCCAAGCCCTTGTACAAATGGTTGTTGTATTAGCACAATCCCTTGTGTTGTCCATCATTCCAACTATCACATCTGCTCTAGTTAAAGGAAATAAATTGGAAGTACAAAATATTACAGACAAGGCGATTCATTTTACACATCTCATCTCTTGGCCACTCACTGTAGGACTTTGTGTTTTGACGACCCCACTAAACTATTCTTTATTTGGCGATGTCCGAGAGACGGTTTTAGTTTCAACGACCCTCTTCAGTGCACTATTTACTGCATTTTCAGTGCTATCAACTGGCATTCTACAAGGATTAAATCGCTCTATTTTTTCGGCCATTATAATCATGGGGTGTTCATTGCTAAAAGTTGTCTTAAATATCATTTTAATTGAGAAATACTCGCTAATTGGCGTTGCAATTTCAACGATTATTGTGTTTGCGACCATGACTCTCTTAAATTTTATGATGGTATCAAACCTAACAGGTGTTAAAGTATGGAAATTAAAACATTCTGTATTTGCAGGATCTGCATTAGTACAGGGTTTTTTGATTTCTATTCCATATCATTGGGTGAAAATTCTAGAATGGTCTCGGATAGAAGCATTAGCCTATACTGTTTTTATATTTCTAATTGGTTTGGGAATATATGGTGTTTCTATTGTTGTATTTAAAGGTATTTCAATAATGGAGGTAACAAAAATTCCAATTATCGGAAAGTGTTTTCGACCAACCTCATATAAAATTGGAAAAACCCGTTATTTCAAATAG
- a CDS encoding DUF2207 domain-containing protein: MNSKRLITITCIIGFVVFFLFPGNGLAVEYSITDVKIDAFLNKDGTVNVNETHTYSFDGDFNGITRELIPKEGTKLSHFKATENGKSLKVEKEDDLYKVHRKGSDETITILLTYSIKNGVDVYSDVAEFYWPFFDERNESTYENLTISIHPPKETDEVIAFGYDSAFKNEKIGSDCSVLFQFGEVPSGENGDIRVAYDAALFPQAPIAADTPMKEKILAAKQELLDEAEHDAAMTSKLSNLATIVTPTLSILLAIIMLGAWLRTRSTRLAVARECDSHGFSIPGQKMSLPATILYTNGSQLPGEAMGAAMMDLIRQGIIRKTDHNSFILNNETSKLLKHEQHLVKLLFHEIGSNGEFSFENLTSYTKNKKNHPKYQSSQTKWIQTVKEEIKEHNLFVKNNGLRWSIGILSLLLLPLLIFYFAYGLFGWFFATIFLCITGMVFALAYRPKTWEGLVITHEWNLIKKQLKDKNFDEWKSIDEDDKMRVYIYGLGIKVKNLKNKSGLFTDSFEIPKTPNYLSGIYPGPTPDIGTLAHYGPMATTSFYTANMATRSADSSSSSTSGGGVGGGGGGSGAF; encoded by the coding sequence ATGAACTCCAAACGGTTAATCACCATTACCTGTATAATTGGATTTGTTGTATTTTTCCTTTTTCCAGGAAACGGACTCGCGGTAGAATATTCGATTACTGATGTAAAAATTGATGCATTTTTGAATAAAGATGGAACTGTCAATGTTAATGAGACCCACACATACAGCTTTGATGGAGACTTTAATGGGATAACCCGGGAGCTTATTCCCAAAGAAGGAACAAAGCTTTCTCATTTCAAAGCAACCGAGAATGGTAAATCGCTAAAGGTAGAAAAGGAAGATGACCTATACAAGGTACACCGTAAAGGTTCAGACGAAACGATTACCATTTTGCTAACCTATTCAATTAAGAACGGTGTTGATGTCTATTCTGATGTTGCCGAATTTTACTGGCCATTTTTTGATGAACGGAACGAATCCACCTATGAAAATCTTACTATCTCAATTCATCCCCCAAAAGAAACGGACGAAGTGATAGCATTTGGTTATGACAGTGCCTTCAAAAATGAAAAAATTGGATCGGATTGCTCTGTTTTATTCCAATTTGGCGAGGTTCCTTCAGGAGAAAATGGCGATATCCGTGTAGCATATGATGCTGCTTTGTTTCCGCAGGCTCCAATTGCCGCTGATACACCAATGAAGGAAAAGATCCTCGCTGCCAAGCAAGAACTTTTGGATGAAGCTGAGCATGATGCAGCAATGACGAGTAAGCTTTCAAATTTAGCAACAATAGTGACACCTACCCTCTCCATCCTTTTAGCAATAATTATGTTAGGAGCTTGGCTGCGAACACGTTCAACTCGATTAGCGGTCGCCCGCGAATGTGACAGTCACGGTTTCTCAATTCCTGGGCAAAAAATGAGTCTTCCTGCAACGATTCTTTACACAAATGGGTCACAACTTCCCGGTGAAGCAATGGGCGCAGCCATGATGGACCTAATTCGACAGGGCATAATTAGAAAGACTGATCACAACTCTTTTATTTTAAACAATGAAACTAGTAAGCTCCTAAAGCATGAACAACACCTTGTTAAATTGCTATTTCATGAAATTGGTTCAAATGGAGAATTTAGCTTTGAGAATTTAACCTCTTATACAAAAAATAAAAAAAATCATCCTAAATATCAATCTAGTCAAACCAAATGGATTCAAACAGTAAAGGAAGAAATCAAAGAACATAATCTTTTTGTCAAAAATAACGGCCTCCGTTGGTCAATTGGTATACTAAGCCTTCTTTTATTGCCATTACTCATCTTCTATTTTGCTTATGGTCTTTTCGGTTGGTTTTTCGCGACAATCTTTTTATGTATAACAGGAATGGTCTTTGCACTGGCGTATCGTCCAAAAACCTGGGAGGGTTTAGTGATTACCCATGAATGGAATCTAATAAAAAAACAGTTAAAAGACAAAAATTTCGATGAGTGGAAATCAATCGACGAGGATGATAAAATGCGCGTTTATATTTACGGGTTAGGCATTAAGGTAAAAAACCTTAAAAACAAAAGCGGCCTGTTTACTGATTCGTTCGAGATTCCTAAAACACCCAATTATCTTTCTGGTATCTATCCTGGTCCAACACCTGACATCGGAACGCTTGCCCATTATGGACCGATGGCAACCACATCCTTCTACACAGCCAATATGGCTACGAGGAGTGCAGACAGCAGTTCATCAAGCACAAGTGGCGGTGGCGTAGGTGGTGGAGGAGGCGGCTCTGGTGCTTTTTAG
- a CDS encoding DUF5693 family protein, whose translation MKKVFWGFILFAMLLSIPFLVERIKIEISNKSYEVSVPYSDIEALHDAGVPTDQIFKKLRNANVESLSFNPLSLFDLENRGLIQLVTKAQILQHIDKVVLPKEKGIWIELLDPQHVLVNAIPEAINSNYKNIIKVRKYKFADKEFLFIPYGTKLTLAQSISFDMDAIHEALSYKFSIVPRLSNDFNDEDEQHPLFRQMQQLKNHFNHIIFIGEEIVGFSNNNDTQRIEKMADRINGWNKNVVLIENSNQRGFQELVPLIGKKLIRLHSMTLGKEIPQQTNDIYRGARAVNERNIQLLYINILNKNPLEFYQTPSEAQDTLKGTIDFLEKLDEEIDKIPAVAEPFSSFTQPVWLKVTMLIVAAAFIGLTLGTFQKKWLVPSFLLTLSVSVIFAMFLQTSILTKLIVLTVAVLAPVYAIRTMLSSSRRGSLSFLKGLGITLTGGWIVVFTLYGWEYLVHIDSFRGVKILALLPVIIVWMMVTGMGWLNNNIRYRDIMIFVILIGVGLFYISRTGNGGLTIPFEMSFRQALENILGVRPRTKEFLLGIPFLIFGVYLVRTGYEWGKYFYIIGTIAFSSIIGTFTHLHTPLLISLYRTGLSIILGIGLGGLFIMSWNFLNKFFIPTKERFSSWKL comes from the coding sequence TTGAAAAAAGTATTTTGGGGATTCATTTTATTCGCAATGCTCCTTTCTATCCCATTTCTTGTTGAAAGGATTAAAATTGAAATTTCAAATAAATCGTATGAGGTTTCGGTTCCCTATTCTGATATTGAAGCTTTACATGATGCTGGGGTACCAACTGATCAAATTTTTAAAAAATTGAGGAATGCAAACGTAGAATCATTAAGCTTTAATCCATTATCTTTATTTGATCTAGAAAATAGAGGATTAATTCAACTAGTGACAAAAGCGCAGATTTTACAACACATAGATAAAGTGGTGCTCCCAAAAGAAAAAGGGATTTGGATTGAATTACTAGACCCCCAACACGTGCTAGTAAATGCAATACCCGAGGCAATTAACAGTAATTATAAAAATATTATTAAGGTCAGGAAATATAAATTTGCAGACAAGGAATTTCTATTTATTCCTTATGGAACGAAATTAACGTTAGCTCAATCCATTTCTTTTGATATGGACGCTATTCATGAAGCGCTTTCATACAAATTTTCAATCGTACCAAGATTGAGTAATGATTTTAATGATGAGGACGAGCAGCATCCTTTGTTCCGTCAAATGCAACAGCTAAAGAATCATTTTAATCATATTATCTTTATTGGAGAAGAAATAGTAGGATTTTCGAACAATAACGATACTCAAAGAATAGAAAAAATGGCAGATCGAATTAATGGATGGAATAAAAATGTAGTATTAATTGAAAACTCAAATCAAAGAGGATTTCAGGAGCTGGTCCCACTAATAGGAAAAAAACTAATTCGTTTACATAGTATGACTCTTGGAAAAGAAATTCCACAGCAAACGAATGATATATATCGAGGGGCCAGGGCTGTTAACGAGAGAAATATCCAATTATTGTACATCAATATATTAAATAAAAATCCATTGGAATTCTACCAAACGCCTTCGGAAGCGCAGGATACCCTTAAGGGAACAATAGATTTTCTAGAAAAATTGGATGAGGAAATAGATAAAATACCAGCAGTAGCAGAGCCTTTTAGCTCATTTACCCAGCCGGTTTGGTTAAAGGTAACAATGTTAATCGTTGCTGCAGCTTTTATTGGACTTACGCTAGGAACGTTTCAAAAAAAATGGCTAGTGCCAAGCTTTCTTTTGACATTATCAGTTAGTGTAATTTTCGCAATGTTTTTGCAAACCTCCATACTAACAAAACTAATTGTTTTAACGGTTGCTGTTTTGGCACCAGTTTATGCTATTCGAACTATGTTAAGTTCCAGTAGAAGAGGGAGCCTTTCTTTTCTGAAAGGACTTGGAATTACTTTGACAGGTGGCTGGATTGTTGTTTTTACATTATATGGTTGGGAGTATTTAGTCCATATTGATAGCTTCCGTGGGGTAAAGATCCTCGCCCTTCTTCCAGTGATTATCGTTTGGATGATGGTAACCGGCATGGGTTGGCTGAATAATAATATTCGTTATCGGGATATAATGATATTCGTTATCCTTATAGGAGTTGGATTGTTCTACATAAGCCGAACTGGAAATGGTGGATTAACAATTCCCTTTGAAATGTCTTTCCGCCAAGCATTAGAAAATATTCTTGGTGTAAGGCCAAGAACAAAAGAGTTTCTACTTGGGATACCATTTTTGATTTTTGGTGTATATTTGGTAAGAACCGGGTACGAATGGGGAAAATATTTCTACATTATCGGGACAATCGCTTTCAGTTCGATCATTGGTACTTTTACTCATTTGCATACACCTCTATTAATTTCACTATATCGGACAGGATTAAGTATTATTTTGGGGATCGGACTTGGAGGACTATTCATAATGTCCTGGAATTTTCTTAATAAATTCTTCATTCCAACGAAGGAGAGATTTTCATCATGGAAATTGTGA
- a CDS encoding sensor histidine kinase translates to MFNLAPLMLEKVGIIVIAVFLLSQMKSFRNIIQNEHSINEKMMLILLFGTFGIISNYTGIEVYHNTLSRADFLTDIEPQAALANTRVMGIVIGGLLGGPFVGLGAGLIAGFHRFTLGGFTALSCAISTIIAGVVAGSLGKKRKKMRKPITSGFAVIVGMSLETLQMGIIVGTAKPFNQAWNLVQLIGLPMILVNGLGTMLFMFIIQAIKREMELTKANQTNQTFSIAEQTLPYFRQGLNFQSAWEICTIMLRFTGADAVAITDNHQVLAHLGAGADHHVPKTMPVTGLTRKVLEQGRISVVKSKREIACVHQDCPLVAAVVLPLKVKNKVVGTLKIYYTEPDKLDKVQQELAEGLANLFSTQLELAEAEKQTKLLKDAEIKALQAQIHPHFLFNSINTISALCRTDVELARKLLLDLSSFFRGNLQGARQMLIPLEKELENVTAYLSLEQTRFPNKYHVDFEIQKGVEQELIPPFTLQPIIENAVHYGFPGSKTKGNIKIRILTEEERLHIFVKDDGKGIPDERIKLLGKEMVDSKKGNGMAIFNISERLKGIYNGQARFSINSIVDQGTTVCISIPIDKGGIDAND, encoded by the coding sequence ATGTTCAATTTAGCTCCGTTAATGCTAGAAAAAGTGGGGATTATTGTTATCGCCGTTTTTTTGCTCTCACAGATGAAATCCTTTCGAAATATTATTCAAAATGAACACAGCATAAATGAGAAAATGATGCTGATTTTACTTTTTGGTACATTTGGAATCATTAGTAATTATACCGGTATTGAGGTATATCATAACACCTTAAGTCGAGCGGATTTCCTTACCGATATCGAGCCTCAAGCAGCACTTGCTAATACGAGAGTAATGGGAATCGTAATTGGAGGTTTACTAGGCGGTCCGTTTGTTGGGCTAGGGGCTGGTCTGATTGCTGGATTCCACCGCTTTACCTTGGGTGGTTTTACAGCTCTATCCTGTGCCATTTCTACGATTATAGCAGGGGTGGTGGCGGGCTCCTTAGGGAAAAAACGTAAGAAGATGAGAAAACCGATTACATCTGGGTTTGCTGTTATAGTAGGCATGTCTCTTGAAACCCTACAAATGGGTATTATTGTTGGAACAGCGAAGCCATTCAATCAAGCTTGGAATCTAGTACAGCTTATCGGTCTACCAATGATCCTTGTTAATGGTCTTGGAACCATGCTGTTTATGTTTATTATCCAAGCAATTAAGCGGGAAATGGAGCTTACCAAAGCAAATCAGACGAATCAAACCTTTTCAATTGCAGAACAAACACTGCCATATTTTAGACAAGGCTTAAACTTCCAATCAGCATGGGAGATCTGCACGATTATGTTGAGATTTACAGGTGCAGACGCAGTAGCGATTACAGATAACCATCAAGTTCTTGCTCATTTGGGGGCAGGGGCTGACCATCATGTTCCGAAAACGATGCCGGTTACGGGATTGACCCGTAAAGTGCTTGAACAGGGCAGGATTTCAGTCGTCAAATCAAAGCGGGAGATTGCATGCGTACATCAGGATTGTCCATTAGTAGCGGCAGTGGTACTACCGTTAAAAGTAAAAAACAAGGTTGTCGGGACGTTAAAAATCTATTATACAGAACCTGATAAACTTGATAAAGTGCAGCAGGAGCTTGCCGAAGGTCTCGCTAATCTCTTCTCCACACAGCTGGAGTTAGCAGAGGCCGAAAAACAAACGAAGCTGCTAAAGGATGCAGAAATTAAGGCTTTGCAAGCACAAATCCATCCTCATTTTCTATTTAATAGTATAAATACGATATCGGCGTTATGTCGGACCGATGTGGAACTAGCAAGAAAATTACTTTTAGACCTCAGTTCCTTTTTTCGAGGGAATTTACAAGGTGCTAGACAAATGCTGATTCCATTAGAGAAGGAATTAGAGAATGTAACAGCATATCTATCATTAGAACAAACTCGTTTTCCGAATAAATACCATGTTGATTTTGAAATTCAAAAAGGAGTAGAACAGGAACTGATTCCGCCATTTACGCTGCAGCCTATTATCGAAAATGCGGTTCACTATGGTTTTCCTGGAAGTAAAACGAAAGGAAATATCAAGATTAGAATATTAACAGAAGAAGAGCGTCTACATATTTTCGTTAAAGATGATGGAAAGGGAATTCCTGATGAGCGGATAAAGCTTCTGGGCAAGGAAATGGTTGATTCGAAAAAAGGCAATGGAATGGCTATTTTTAATATTAGCGAACGCTTAAAGGGGATTTATAATGGACAAGCACGCTTTTCAATTAATAGTATAGTAGATCAGGGAACAACAGTGTGTATTTCTATTCCGATTGATAAAGGAGGCATTGATGCAAATGATTAA
- a CDS encoding DUF3889 domain-containing protein: MYPYYGYRTYENGGGYSQYPLTPYTDHSYFQQYESFFERQQTIRGQASWTEGGSITQCGIPWSQNQYMTVAVGTNSPYKCGQSLKVRNLSTPGSREIIVTVVDQVVNYPANKLNLHRRAFEALGAHPSLGVINVEIIPSPELEQERWGKYLLEVALTAYPGYNVTEYQLVGKTQVSPQQTKETYDFILQSPRDRMRVRGNVDYNPVTNRVISFNLVEV; the protein is encoded by the coding sequence ATGTATCCATACTATGGTTACCGGACATATGAAAATGGAGGGGGCTATAGCCAATATCCACTTACTCCATATACGGATCACTCTTATTTTCAACAATATGAGTCTTTTTTTGAAAGGCAACAGACTATTCGAGGTCAGGCTTCATGGACAGAGGGGGGAAGTATTACCCAATGCGGAATCCCTTGGTCACAAAATCAATATATGACAGTTGCTGTTGGAACAAATAGTCCCTATAAGTGTGGGCAATCCCTAAAGGTTAGGAATCTATCCACGCCAGGATCACGTGAAATCATTGTAACAGTTGTCGATCAGGTTGTTAATTATCCAGCCAACAAGCTTAACCTGCACCGCAGGGCATTTGAAGCATTAGGAGCACATCCAAGTCTCGGCGTGATAAATGTGGAGATCATTCCTTCACCGGAATTAGAGCAAGAACGATGGGGGAAATACTTATTAGAAGTGGCGTTGACGGCCTATCCAGGTTATAACGTTACTGAATATCAATTAGTGGGCAAAACCCAGGTTTCCCCTCAGCAAACAAAGGAAACGTATGATTTCATTTTACAATCACCACGAGATCGAATGAGGGTGCGCGGGAACGTCGACTATAATCCGGTCACTAATCGGGTGATTTCGTTTAATTTAGTGGAAGTGTAG